DNA from Salvelinus namaycush isolate Seneca chromosome 6, SaNama_1.0, whole genome shotgun sequence:
GGTGAACAATAAAATATTAAAATCCACTTCGTCCTAATTTTTTTCACATTATGTGTATGACTCAGGGGCTTGTTTTCCATTCTGTCAGATGGGCCATCCTATGTGAAGATCAGTGGGGTGAACACAGTGACGGTGGAGGTTCCCTATGGCTTCCAGTGCTCAGCCAATTGCTTCCCAGCCTGCACCTTCACCTGGGCCAGAGGAGGGCTCACCACCCAGGGCCCAGAGCTCAACCTCCAGCTGAAGGAGCAGGTTCCTCCACAGGTCCTGATCTGTATGGCTATAAACCCCACCACTGGGAAGTCAGTGACGGTCAGCAAAACAGTCAACGTGACGGGTAGGCTACTTATAATCCGTTTTTATCAATCTAAACAAATATATAGAAATCATACTATGCCAACAGATGTTATGCTTTTGTGTCTCTGTACTGCACATGCAAAGTTTGTGGAGCTCTGTTCTACACTCTCCAACCTAATTCAACCCACgacaattatttattttctagCTGGACCGTCCAATATAAAGATCACAGGTCCTGATACACTGTCCAGTGGAGTGACGTCCAACTTTTCCTGCTCTGCTGATTGCTACCCGTCCTGCTCCTACACCTGGACAATTAGTTCTGAAGCACAAAGCACAGTGACCACCAAATATGGTCAAATCATCTCCGTCACACCTGACTCCTGGGAGATTGCAGAGGAATTGATATGCGAGGCTCAGGACACTGTCTCACTCCTCTACATCTCAACCTATGTTACACCTTATGTGGCCAGTGAGTGGAATTGTCATTCTTTTCAACTTTGGAGTGGTCCATTGAAGTCACATTGGATAATTATTACTTCATTATGTTAGTCATATATTCTGTGTAAATTGTATTTTTAGAAAGTTCTAAGAGTTTACAATTAAACACACAATCAAGTGTTTACTTCTACCTCTTCCCAGGCGGACCGGGGGCCATTTTGATCACGGGTGCCAGCTCAGTGACAGTAGGAGACACTTACAACTTTGTGTGCTTTGTTGACTGCACCCCCTCCTGTAACTTTACCTGGACATTCAATGGAAAGATCTTCAATGGGGACGAGCTCCAGTTGCCCATCTTCCATAAGGGCGATAAGCCCATGGTTGGCAGTAAACTGGTGGTTACTGTTGATGAGTACAGGCACAATGAGGCACTGACGTGTGAGGCCAAGAATGTTGCCTCAGGGGCCTCTGCTGTTAGCACCAAGATCCTGAGCGTCACTGGCAAGTCAGAGTTTTTGTGACAAAAGAATTGTCACAAGTCAATATTTAGAATCAGATATTTGAAGGTGAAACCCACCATTTTGTAAAAGCCAACTCAAAAGTATTTAACTTGGTATCTCTCTGTTTAACTTCTGTCCTCTTCACCTCTTTTCCACTCCCCTGTCTTCCAGATCCTATCTCCGTACAGCCGGTGTCCCAGGACAAGCCCTTGGCACACCAGCCCTTCTCACTGCAGTGTGTGGGCTCTCAGAATCCAGCCTCCATTTTGTGGTTAAAAAATGGCCTCCCTATAGCTGTGTCCAGCAGGGTCAGTCTCTCCCCCAACAACATCACTATGTCTTTTAGTCCTCTGCTCCAGTCTGATAGTGGGCTGTACCAATGCATCGTTTCTCAGGGGGGAGCACCCATCAAAGGGGTTGGGTACCAACTGAATGTAAATTGTGAGTATGAGTATGCAGAGATAAATTATATTTATACAGCCATTTTGCTCACCATACAGTAGTATTTCAAGAAAGACCATAAAAGAGATCCAGTAACTATTTACAGGAGAAATTaggggttaagtgctttgctcaagggcacaaccaTTTTTAACcccaaggctacctgccactcctatgtgtgtgtgtgtgtatatatatatatatatacacaaatatctttatatatacacacacacacacacatatatatatatatatatatatgtgtttaCAAGCTAATCATAAAGATATTTCATGACATTTTCCAGATGGACCACTTCAAGCTGTTATCATCCAATTTGGCAAAGGCCCAGTAGGTAAAGTCCTGTATCTCCTGCCTGGATCAAAGACAGCCCTTCAGTGTTCGGCCCTGTGCTACCCCACCTGTACCTACACCTGGATATACAAGGGGAGGCTGGCAGAGATGAACGCCTCCTTCTCCCTCACACCTGAGACCACCATGGATGGAGGACCCCTCAGCTGTGTGGCTTACAATTCAGTGACCAATGACAAGAGCACTGCCAATACCTCAGTTGTGTTAATTGGTGAGCAGCAGTTAGATTGTATTTGTCAAAAAATATTTCTGTGCAGACCTTGAAACTTGTCACTGTTGTATGAAGAATGAAAAGAGGTAGTGTAGAACAAACGAGccattctaaactcagcaaaaaaagaaacgtccctttttctggaccgtctttcaaagataattcataaaaatccaaataacttcacagattttcattgtaaagggtttaaacactgtttcccatgcttgttcaatgaaccataaacaattaatgaacatgcacctgtggaatggtcgttaagacactaacagcttacagacggtaggcaattaaggtcacagttatgaaaacttaggacactaaagacaCTAAAAAACGTAGgacactgaaaaacaccaaaagaaagatgcccagggtccctgctcatctgtgtgaacgtgccttaggcatgctgcaaggaggcatgaggactgcagatgtggccagtggaataaattacaatgtccgtactgtgagacgcctaagacagcgctacggGGAgataggacggacagctgatcgtcctcgcagtggcagaccacatgtaacaacacctgcacaggatcggtacatccgaacctcacatctgcgggacaggtacaggatagcaacaactgcccgagttataccatgaacgcacaatccctccatcggtgctcagactgtccgcctATGGGCACAAGGCAGGtcctgtaaggcaggtcctcaccagacatcaccggcaacaacgttgcctatgggcacaaacccaccatcgctggaccagacagaactggcaaaaagtgctcttcactgacaagttgcggttttgtctcaccaggggtgatggttggattcgcgtttatcgtcgaagggatgagcgttacatcgaggcctgtacttgcaggtgccttggtggaagagtggggtaacatctcacagcaagaactggcaaatctggtgcagtccacgaggaggagatgcactgcagtacttaatgcagctggtggccacaccagatactgactgttagttttgattttgaccccccctttgttcagggacacattattccatttctgttagtcagtTCATGTTCAGTTTGTCTTAGTTGTTGattcttatgttcatacaaatatctacacgttaagtttgctgaaaataaatgcagttgacagtgagaggacgtttctttttctgCTGAGTTTAGATCTAATGTTGACCTTTCTTTCAGATGGACCATCTAACGTGACCATCTCAGGACCAGGTGCCCTAGAGGTAGGGGTCAAGGCCAGCTTCAAGTGTATTGCCCAGTGCTCTCCCTCTTGCAGCTACACCTGGAGTGTGTATGGTCGGACCATGCACGGCAGTGTGGTTGATATAACCGTCAACCGTCACGTGGCCACTGAGTCTTTCAGCTGCGAGGCACACAACACTATCACCGGGAAGACAGGCACAGCCAATGAGACACTCAGTGTCACAGGTATGGTCAAACTACTATGATCCATCAATTTAATTGGTCTTACAACACTTTCTACTACTCTAATCAACTGGCGACAGCATCTTGGGTAACAATTGTCATCCAACCAGCCAGTTACTGCCATAATTGTCATTTTAGTAGAAAAATGTTTTGAGCTTGTAATTTATCATAATGCATGTTTGCAAATTAGCTACAACAAACCTAATGAATACAACACAACTTTGGTGAAACCCGCATCTCATTAAGTAATAGTTGACTGCTTGGAACTTTTGGATATGAAGCTTCTCCCGACCGTGCCGTTCTGCCTGTAAAATGATTACCAAATTCACCCACTTCATGTAAAAATGAAAAACTGCCATTGGGTAAACTATTACTTGAGAAAAATGTTGAATTCCCCCCATGCTAAAATATAGGTATTAAGACAATTAtgatacaatttttttttgttCACAGGTTATTCTCCAATATTGTCAGTTACACGCTAAAACAATTATTGTGCCAGCCCTACATCATGTGTAGTTGACATGCCACAAAGTTCAGCCAGCTATTAACATTTCTCCCCTTATTCCCAAAGATTCTCACTGGTGTGGATGTTGAGAAAAGTCAAGAGAAGAATTCCATTCAATGGCGGTGGGACAAGAATGCAATCTAACAGTGTCTTTATTATCTTGTACTGCTGTCTGGAAAATGTGTGCTTTGTTAATGAAGTTCGTAGGACAGACTTCCTGTAATTGGTTTATTTTCCACATATTGTCTATACTTTCGTGCCAACCTTAGTCCATGTGTAGGACACCAAAACCTATATTTTACAGTTAACGTGTGAAAATTCTATTTGCTGAAAAGTATCGTCTCCGTATCTGCACTTTCAGTGATCACCAATAAAGATTGTCAATTTATTAGGTATTCACACTCATTCACTGCAATTAACATCTTGAACATGAGATGTACAGTCCTGGACAGAAGAAttgaaaataacaaaaaatgtattggcTTTCTGAGAGCGCCAGATGCATATTTGAACTATTAACCCTATGGTTCTGTTGGGCCGCAGTCAGATAGAACATTCTTGTTTTGGCCATGCATAGTAACTACTGTTCTCATACGAGGATGAAACTTATGTTTTGAGCTATAGAAAAAAAACAGTATAGCATTACATCAAATGTTATAGACCTTCCAATATGGCAGCCAAAGTTAAGTGATGCAGTGTTGCGTACATACAGCAATGTTTGGATTAGCAACATGCACTAGAGCATTGAAAAACTACTTCAATCGACTGCTTGCTTAAGTAAAAAGCTATTTTTCTCTCCGTGGTGATGTCCATTTTTAGGGTTCTGCACTCACGTCACACTCCATACTTCTTTTGCAGGGCTCCTACTGAAGCGTCCTCAAGTCCAGCTTGACGAAGAAAGTCAAACAATTCTTGTAGAACTataaaaaaacgtttttaaaGTTCGCAGTTATCAATATCTGCTAATCATTTTGCATTGGGGTTAAATAATGTATCACAAATTGTGCCAGATCAACAACCAAATCGGTACCTTTCTTCTCAGGGTTGGACATGAACATGACAGCCATGTCGAACCGCCTCACACCGGCCAGATTCCTGAGGATCTCCAGTATGACAGGTGGCTCTTCATTCCTTCATTTGATAAGGACAATGTGATAAACAGTCACATTTCTTGTATGAGCCATAACAGTTGTAATAGCATGGTATTTTGACAGTACTTACTTGATGTAGAAGCTTTGTAACGTCCTCAGAATCTGATTGAGCATGTCTGGCTCAAGAGAGCTCTGGAAGATCTTTGCGTAAGCCTGAGGCTGGATTTGCTAAaacagaacacagacacacaacaaaTAAACATCAGTCCTTGGTGGCATCTACATGTTTTTCTCAGCAGAAAAGACAAATCTCATTGTATAGTGATTTGTTTGTGTACAAATAGAACCCCAAACAAGAGATAAGGTCTATGTTGAAGAATAGATGATCACAATAAGACAGGCATCCAATATAGGCTATATCTTATTAGTAGGTCACATGTCATTAGCAACCATTTTGTATAGGCTATAAATAAAAGGTTACATAAAACAAAGGACAGTAACACAACCCATATTGATTATTTTCCCCTTTGTACTTTATTTtcacatatgacatttgaaatgtctttattcttttggatgTGTAATATTACATTTTTCATCATATTTTAATTCCATACCCACCTTCAAATACTTGTAGATAACTTCAGGGCCATTTCCAATCTTCCTTAGGTCTGCCTCTAGCTGGAAGCTGTTGGTGGGGGCAGGAGGTACGACCTCAGTTGAGGGTGTAGCAGGCGGTTCTGTTGGTTCACTGACAGTTGCCTCCCTGTGCTTCTGTGTCTGTGCTCTCACAGCACCCCCCTCGGGCCCTCTGAAATAAGAAAACAGCCTAACTGTTGACAAAAGTTCTATTCAAAACATGAATCAACAAAATCCTCAAGCCGTTCGGCTTGAGATTAAGCAATTAAACAAGATCTCTTACTTGACAGGGGAATGTGAGGGGATGTTTGATATTTCTTCAATCTTCAGGATCTTAGCGctgggggaggtagagggaggtgagGCCTCACCCTGACCCTCTCTCACAGTGTCTGCGATGGAGGTGGTCTTCTGGGGCCTAACACAGGGGGCTGTGGTTGAAGTGAACACAGCCGAGGGCTCCTTCTGGACAAGGATCTTTCCACcaacctcctcaatgtccactcTCCTCAATGGTTTCTGAGATACAAAGAAATCCAATAGGAACATTGTTGTGTGAATCTTTCAAGCAAAGTTCAGAAACAGCCTACCGAGAATATTTTTCCTGTTTTATCTGAGAGACTCACGGTTGACTGCAGGTGAGGTGGTTTGTTAACTGGCAGTACTGTTCTCCGCTGTGCATGCTCCTCTGTTGCCAGCAGACCACTGGTGCCCATGTCCTACACAAGAGCAGAGAGATGCTATGTCAAGGACTTGTCAACAAAGACAACAGGTGTAAGAACATTAACACAAAAACCTTAGTGAGCATGGAACCACATACGTACAATTGCAATCTTCTTCATCTCATGAAATGCCTGCTTGTTTCCTGGTTCTAGCTTCAGGACCTCCTCAAAAtctaaaaaaaaacatgacataataaaCAGTTCCATGACTA
Protein-coding regions in this window:
- the LOC120049932 gene encoding RNA polymerase II-associated protein 3-like isoform X3 yields the protein MDKEDSAAESNDSESEDSGVPATDQDKALAEKEKGNQLFKEGKYDDAIECYTRGMGADPYNPILPTNRAACFFRLKKFAVAESDCNLSIALDSNYFKAFARRGAARFAQQNYESALEDYVMVLKLDPGNLEAQNEVMKCKEVIAKLGGKAESPEAAVVMPPVVDVKQQQLMEEQQRRQEAVVQKDRGNAYFKEGKYEAAVEYYTKGMEADSTNVLLPANRAMAYLKLQRYKEAEEDCSKAIALDGTYSKAFARRGTARAALGLLKQAKEDFEEVLKLEPGNKQAFHEMKKIAIDMGTSGLLATEEHAQRRTVLPVNKPPHLQSTKPLRRVDIEEVGGKILVQKEPSAVFTSTTAPCVRPQKTTSIADTVREGQGEASPPSTSPSAKILKIEEISNIPSHSPVKGPEGGAVRAQTQKHREATVSEPTEPPATPSTEVVPPAPTNSFQLEADLRKIGNGPEVIYKYLKQIQPQAYAKIFQSSLEPDMLNQILRTLQSFYIKNEEPPVILEILRNLAGVRRFDMAVMFMSNPEKKVLQELFDFLRQAGLEDASVGALQKKYGV